Proteins encoded together in one Pseudomonas sp. Seg1 window:
- the betB gene encoding betaine-aldehyde dehydrogenase, whose product MARFELQKLYIDGAYSDAGSDATFEAINPANGEVLALVQRATKEDVERAVVSAEKGQKIWAAMTAMERSRILRRAVDILRERNDELAALETLDTGKAFSETKYVDIVTGADVLEYYAGLVPAIEGEQIPLRDTSFVYTRREPLGVVAGIGAWNYPIQIALWKSAPALAAGNAMIFKPSEVTSLTTLKLAEIYTEAGVPNGVFNVLTGSGREVGTWLTEHPRIEKISFTGGTDTGKKVMASASASSLKDVTMELGGKSPLIICDDADLDRAADTAMMANFYSSGQVCTNGTRVFVPAHLKAAFEAKIVERVARIRIGNPEDENTNFGPLVSFPHMESVLGYIAKGKEEGARVLCGGERLTDGEFAKGAFVAPTVFTDCTDDMTIVREEIFGPVMAILSYETEEEVIRRANDTDFGLAAGIVTKDLNRAHRVIHQLEAGICWINAWGESDAKMPVGGYKQSGVGRENGISSLNNFTRIKSVQVELGDYVSVF is encoded by the coding sequence ATGGCCCGTTTCGAACTGCAAAAACTTTACATCGATGGTGCGTACTCCGACGCCGGCAGCGATGCCACCTTCGAAGCCATCAACCCGGCTAACGGTGAAGTCCTCGCACTGGTGCAACGTGCGACCAAGGAAGACGTCGAGCGCGCTGTCGTCAGCGCTGAAAAGGGCCAGAAAATCTGGGCTGCGATGACCGCCATGGAGCGTTCGCGCATCCTGCGTCGCGCCGTCGACATCCTGCGCGAGCGCAACGATGAACTGGCTGCTCTGGAAACCCTGGACACCGGTAAAGCCTTCTCCGAAACCAAGTACGTCGACATCGTTACCGGCGCCGACGTGCTGGAATACTACGCAGGCCTGGTACCCGCCATCGAAGGCGAGCAGATCCCGCTGCGTGACACTTCTTTCGTTTACACCCGTCGCGAGCCGCTGGGTGTGGTGGCCGGTATCGGCGCGTGGAACTACCCGATCCAGATCGCGCTGTGGAAATCCGCTCCAGCCTTGGCGGCCGGTAACGCGATGATCTTCAAGCCAAGCGAAGTCACCTCGCTGACCACCCTGAAACTGGCCGAGATCTACACCGAAGCCGGCGTTCCGAATGGCGTGTTCAACGTTCTGACCGGCAGCGGCCGTGAAGTCGGCACCTGGCTGACCGAGCACCCGCGCATCGAAAAAATCTCCTTCACTGGCGGCACCGACACTGGCAAGAAAGTCATGGCCAGCGCTTCGGCTTCGTCGCTGAAAGACGTGACCATGGAACTGGGCGGCAAATCCCCGCTGATCATCTGCGACGACGCAGATCTGGATCGCGCTGCCGACACCGCGATGATGGCCAACTTCTACAGCTCCGGTCAGGTCTGCACCAACGGCACTCGCGTGTTCGTACCGGCTCATCTGAAAGCCGCCTTCGAAGCCAAGATCGTTGAGCGCGTTGCGCGCATCCGCATCGGCAACCCGGAAGACGAAAACACCAACTTCGGCCCGCTGGTCAGCTTCCCGCACATGGAAAGCGTGTTGGGTTACATCGCCAAGGGTAAAGAAGAAGGTGCCCGCGTACTGTGCGGCGGCGAGCGTCTGACCGACGGCGAATTCGCCAAAGGCGCATTCGTTGCTCCGACCGTGTTCACCGATTGCACCGACGACATGACCATCGTTCGTGAAGAAATCTTTGGCCCGGTCATGGCGATCCTCTCCTACGAAACCGAAGAAGAAGTGATCCGCCGTGCCAACGACACCGACTTCGGCCTGGCCGCCGGTATCGTCACCAAAGACCTGAACCGCGCACACCGCGTGATTCATCAACTGGAAGCCGGTATCTGCTGGATCAACGCCTGGGGCGAGTCCGACGCAAAAATGCCGGTGGGCGGTTACAAGCAGTCGGGTGTTGGCCGTGAGAACGGGATCAGCTCGCTGAACAACTTCACGCGCATCAAATCGGTACAGGTCGAGCTGGGCGATTACGTCTCGGTGTTCTGA
- the betA gene encoding choline dehydrogenase — translation MSQEFDYIIIGAGSAGNTLATRLTEDAGVTVLLLEAGGPDYRFDFRTQMPAALAFPLQGRRYNWAYETDPEPHMDGRRMECGRGKGLGGSSLINGMCYIRGNAMDYDGWAKLPGLEDWSYLDCLPYFRKAETRDIGPNDYHGGDGPVSVTTPKAGNNPLFHAMVEAGVQAGYPRTEDLNGYQQEGFGPMDRTVTPNGRRASTARGYLDVAKKRSTLTIVTHALTDKILFEGKRAVGVRYLVGDAEERVEVKARKEVLLCSGAIASPQILQRSGVGPAKLLESLDIPVVHDLPGVGENLQDHLELYLQYACTQPVSLYPSLLWYNQPAIGAEWLFNGTGIGASNQFEAGGFIRSRPEFEWPNIQYHFLPVAINYNGSNGVKEHGFQAHMGSMRSPSRGRIQVKSKDPRQHPSILFNYMATEQDWQEFRDGIRLTREIMQQPALDAFRGREISPGIEVQTDEQLDKFIREHAETAFHPSCSCKMGTDDMAVVDGEGRVHGMQSLRVVDASIMPIITTGNLNAPTIMMAEKIADKIRGRKPLPRSTAPYYVAGNAPVKGKPMRDITPAAQ, via the coding sequence ATGTCCCAAGAATTCGATTACATCATCATCGGTGCCGGCTCGGCCGGTAACACCCTGGCGACCCGTCTGACTGAAGACGCCGGCGTCACCGTTCTGCTGCTCGAAGCCGGCGGCCCGGACTATCGTTTCGACTTCCGCACGCAAATGCCCGCCGCACTGGCGTTCCCGCTGCAGGGTCGTCGCTACAACTGGGCGTACGAAACCGATCCAGAGCCACACATGGACGGTCGCCGGATGGAATGCGGTCGCGGCAAAGGCCTCGGCGGTTCCTCGTTGATCAACGGCATGTGCTACATCCGTGGTAACGCGATGGACTACGACGGCTGGGCAAAACTGCCAGGCCTGGAAGACTGGAGCTACCTCGACTGCCTGCCGTACTTCCGCAAAGCGGAAACCCGCGACATCGGCCCGAACGACTACCACGGTGGCGACGGTCCGGTCAGCGTGACCACGCCGAAGGCTGGCAACAACCCGCTGTTCCACGCCATGGTTGAAGCTGGCGTGCAGGCCGGTTACCCGCGCACCGAAGACCTGAACGGCTACCAGCAGGAAGGCTTCGGTCCGATGGACCGCACCGTGACGCCGAACGGCCGCCGTGCTTCCACCGCCCGTGGCTACCTCGATGTCGCCAAGAAGCGTTCGACCCTGACCATCGTCACTCACGCTCTGACCGACAAGATCCTGTTCGAAGGCAAGCGTGCCGTTGGCGTGCGTTACCTGGTCGGCGACGCTGAAGAGCGCGTTGAAGTCAAAGCCCGCAAAGAAGTCCTGCTGTGCTCCGGCGCCATCGCTTCGCCGCAGATTCTGCAACGTTCCGGTGTCGGCCCGGCAAAACTGCTGGAAAGCCTCGACATCCCGGTCGTACACGATCTGCCGGGTGTCGGTGAAAACCTGCAGGATCACCTTGAGCTGTACCTGCAATACGCCTGCACTCAGCCGGTTTCGCTGTACCCGTCGCTGCTCTGGTACAACCAGCCAGCCATTGGTGCCGAGTGGCTGTTCAACGGCACCGGCATCGGCGCCAGCAACCAGTTCGAAGCCGGCGGTTTCATCCGCTCGCGTCCGGAATTCGAATGGCCGAACATCCAGTACCACTTCCTGCCGGTGGCGATTAACTACAACGGCAGCAACGGTGTGAAAGAGCACGGCTTCCAGGCGCACATGGGTTCTATGCGTTCGCCGAGCCGTGGCCGCATCCAGGTCAAATCCAAGGATCCGCGTCAACACCCGAGCATCCTGTTCAACTACATGGCCACCGAGCAGGACTGGCAGGAATTCCGTGACGGCATCCGCCTGACCCGTGAAATCATGCAGCAGCCTGCTCTGGACGCTTTCCGTGGCCGCGAAATCAGCCCGGGCATCGAAGTGCAAACCGATGAGCAGCTCGACAAGTTCATCCGTGAGCACGCCGAAACCGCGTTCCACCCGTCCTGCTCGTGCAAGATGGGCACCGACGACATGGCTGTGGTTGATGGCGAAGGTCGTGTGCACGGCATGCAGAGTCTGCGCGTGGTCGATGCTTCGATCATGCCGATCATCACCACCGGTAACCTGAACGCACCGACGATCATGATGGCCGAGAAAATCGCCGACAAGATCCGTGGTCGCAAGCCGCTGCCGCGTAGCACCGCGCCGTATTACGTCGCAGGCAATGCGCCAGTGAAGGGCAAGCCGATGCGTGATATCACGCCTGCTGCTCAGTAA
- a CDS encoding TldD/PmbA family protein, protein MFDFHPQLKQRFAALRTGAEFFSLRYVRESGQYLSVRKNVAEPPSLSRDEGAMLTVRVNGVEAYAATNDLSQQGLQAALERAEIQARRLKPHALLDLRDQPVSSDRADYFSPNLEQPFPSLSECFELLGAESASVPKDERLVNWEVSIGITHVEQIYLSSAGAELRQAQRFVYPGLDVTAYDGNDSQTRSLGRENFGQQGGADVISRCGLVGAGPQVADQALQLLLAPNTPQGPRDLLLMPDQMMLQIHESIGHPLELDRILGDERNYAGTSFVKASDFGSLQYGSKLLNVTFDPGIPEELASYGHDDDGSKASKQFLIREGLLLRPLGGALSQFRAGLDGVANSRACGWNRAPIDRMANLNIEPGDQPLNKLIEGIEHGILMSTNRSWSIDDARNKFQFGCEWGQLIENGELKGVVKNPNYRAISAHFWKSLRAVGDANTVKVLGTPNCGKGEPNQVIRVGHASPACVFSNVDVFGGDA, encoded by the coding sequence ATGTTCGATTTCCACCCCCAGCTCAAGCAGCGCTTCGCTGCCTTGCGCACGGGCGCTGAGTTTTTTTCCCTGCGGTATGTACGCGAGTCCGGCCAGTATCTGTCGGTGCGCAAGAACGTCGCCGAACCGCCAAGCCTGAGCCGTGATGAAGGCGCGATGCTTACCGTTCGCGTCAATGGCGTTGAAGCCTATGCGGCGACCAACGACCTCTCGCAACAAGGCCTGCAAGCTGCCCTTGAGCGCGCAGAAATCCAGGCCCGCCGGCTCAAGCCGCACGCGCTGCTCGACCTGCGCGATCAGCCCGTTTCCAGCGACCGCGCTGACTACTTTTCACCCAATCTCGAACAACCCTTCCCGTCCCTGAGCGAATGCTTTGAGTTGCTCGGCGCGGAATCCGCCTCGGTGCCAAAGGATGAGCGCCTGGTGAATTGGGAAGTGAGCATCGGCATTACCCATGTCGAGCAGATCTACCTGAGCAGCGCCGGAGCCGAATTGCGTCAGGCCCAGCGCTTCGTCTACCCAGGCCTCGACGTCACCGCCTACGACGGCAACGACAGCCAGACCCGCAGCCTCGGCCGCGAGAACTTCGGCCAACAGGGCGGCGCTGACGTGATCAGCCGCTGCGGCCTGGTTGGTGCCGGTCCGCAGGTGGCCGACCAGGCCCTGCAACTGCTGCTCGCGCCCAACACTCCGCAAGGGCCGCGCGACCTGCTGTTGATGCCCGATCAGATGATGCTGCAGATCCACGAATCCATTGGTCACCCGCTGGAACTCGACCGGATTCTCGGCGACGAGCGCAATTACGCAGGTACCAGTTTCGTCAAAGCATCTGATTTCGGCAGCCTGCAATACGGCTCGAAACTGCTCAACGTGACCTTCGATCCGGGCATCCCCGAAGAACTCGCCAGTTACGGCCACGACGACGATGGCAGCAAGGCCAGCAAGCAATTCCTGATTCGCGAGGGCCTGCTGCTGCGACCATTGGGCGGTGCTCTGTCGCAGTTCCGCGCCGGTCTCGACGGTGTCGCCAACAGTCGCGCCTGTGGCTGGAACCGCGCGCCGATCGACCGTATGGCCAACCTCAATATCGAACCGGGCGACCAGCCGCTGAACAAGCTGATCGAAGGCATCGAGCACGGCATTTTGATGAGCACCAACCGCTCGTGGTCGATTGACGATGCACGCAACAAATTCCAGTTCGGCTGCGAATGGGGCCAGTTGATCGAAAACGGCGAACTCAAAGGCGTGGTGAAAAACCCGAACTACCGGGCGATTTCCGCGCACTTCTGGAAAAGCCTGCGCGCCGTCGGCGACGCCAACACCGTCAAGGTGCTGGGCACGCCAAACTGCGGCAAGGGCGAACCGAACCAGGTGATCCGCGTCGGCCACGCTTCGCCGGCCTGCGTATTCAGCAATGTTGATGTGTTTGGGGGAGACGCCTGA
- a CDS encoding TldD/PmbA family protein, whose translation MSTVKNQAEAFKVLVNWLRDTVREPEQFTLSYAAESSAFVRFNHAKVRQAGQVQQADVGLKLINDGRHADLHITLSGDLEGDLQRLAEGLQQLRETLPLLPQDPYLLLNHNGWQSNNVQEHPLPDTEQVVDEICAAAEGLDLVGFYAAGPISRGFASSSGAFGWHQANSFNFDFSLFHENGEAVKASYAGHDWSSDGFAKRFQQAREQLEFLGRPLRTLAPGQYRAYLAPAALEEIMGMLSWGGFSAQSIASKSSPLQKLYVGDQAFSPLVSLDEKVSESLSPAFSGEGYPRSDLRLIVEGKAGDQLVGSRSAAEYGLTANGASGGESPSALNMAAGDLSQAEILKQLGTGLYISNLWYLNFSDQPAARMTGMTRFATFWVENGEIQAPVSTMRFDDSAYSLLGSQLEALTAERELLLSASTYSQRNTSSALLPGALVSRLTLTL comes from the coding sequence ATGAGTACGGTCAAGAATCAGGCTGAGGCCTTTAAAGTACTGGTCAACTGGCTGCGCGACACAGTGCGCGAGCCGGAACAGTTCACCCTCAGCTATGCCGCCGAATCGTCGGCGTTCGTGCGTTTCAACCACGCCAAGGTGCGTCAGGCCGGGCAAGTGCAGCAGGCCGATGTCGGCCTGAAACTGATCAACGACGGCCGCCATGCCGACTTGCACATCACCCTCTCCGGTGATCTGGAAGGCGACCTGCAACGCCTCGCCGAAGGCCTGCAACAATTGCGCGAAACCCTGCCGCTGCTGCCGCAGGATCCGTATCTGTTGCTCAACCACAATGGCTGGCAGAGCAATAACGTGCAGGAGCATCCGCTGCCGGACACCGAGCAGGTAGTCGACGAAATCTGCGCCGCCGCCGAAGGTCTGGACCTGGTGGGCTTCTATGCCGCCGGCCCGATCAGCCGTGGTTTCGCCAGTTCTTCAGGCGCCTTCGGCTGGCATCAGGCGAACAGCTTCAACTTCGATTTCAGCCTGTTCCACGAGAACGGCGAGGCCGTGAAGGCCAGTTACGCCGGGCACGACTGGAGCAGCGATGGTTTCGCCAAACGCTTCCAGCAGGCGCGCGAGCAACTGGAATTCCTTGGTCGGCCGTTGCGCACCTTGGCACCGGGGCAATACCGCGCGTATCTGGCGCCGGCGGCGCTGGAAGAAATCATGGGCATGCTGAGCTGGGGCGGTTTCTCGGCGCAATCGATCGCGAGCAAAAGCAGCCCGTTGCAGAAGCTCTATGTCGGCGATCAGGCGTTCAGCCCGCTGGTGTCGCTGGATGAGAAAGTCAGCGAATCGTTGAGCCCGGCGTTTTCCGGTGAAGGTTATCCACGCAGCGATCTGCGCCTGATCGTCGAAGGCAAGGCTGGCGATCAATTGGTCGGTTCGCGCAGTGCGGCCGAATACGGCCTGACGGCCAACGGTGCCAGCGGCGGTGAATCGCCGAGTGCATTGAACATGGCTGCCGGTGATCTGTCGCAAGCAGAGATCCTCAAGCAATTGGGCACCGGGCTGTACATCAGCAACCTGTGGTACCTGAACTTCTCGGATCAACCGGCGGCGCGCATGACCGGCATGACCCGCTTCGCGACCTTCTGGGTCGAGAACGGCGAAATCCAGGCCCCGGTCAGCACCATGCGTTTCGATGACAGCGCCTACAGCTTGCTGGGTTCGCAGCTGGAAGCACTGACCGCCGAGCGTGAGTTGCTGCTGTCGGCGAGTACGTATAGCCAGCGCAATACTTCCTCGGCGTTGCTGCCGGGGGCGCTGGTCAGCCGACTGACCCTGACCTTGTAA
- the mdtD gene encoding multidrug transporter subunit MdtD, with amino-acid sequence MPTRPPLDAITARWLPWVVAIAFFMQSLDGTILNTALPAMARDLAEDPLRMQGVVISYMLTVALLIPASGWIADRFGTKKIFFGAILLFSFGSLLCALSSSLSMLVGARVIQGLGGALMLPVGRLVVLRAYPRSELVRIMGFITIPGLLGPLIGPTMGGWMVEYLTWHWIFLINLPVGVIGCYAVWKFIPDLRGTERTRFDSLGFLLFGAAMILITIAMEGLGELHLPHLRVMLLLFGGMACLAAYWLRAGHIENPLFAPSLFKTRTFAVGILGNLFARLGSGALPFLVPLLLQVALGYSPSQAGMSMLPLAAAAMVAKWVARPLIERLGYRIVLTGNTLALGIMLASMGLVSEQTPYWLLLCLLAVLGAINSLQFTAMNTVTLIDLDDASASSGNSLLSVVAQLSLSLGVACAGALLGGFTAEIGNDGVETVLGAFQLTFVTVGIMAMLAATIFSQLSKEDGRRAKRPEEHIEH; translated from the coding sequence ATGCCCACTCGCCCGCCTCTCGACGCCATCACCGCCCGCTGGTTGCCGTGGGTCGTCGCCATTGCGTTCTTCATGCAGTCCCTCGACGGGACCATCCTCAACACCGCCCTGCCGGCCATGGCCCGAGATCTGGCCGAAGACCCTCTGCGCATGCAGGGTGTGGTCATCTCCTACATGCTCACCGTGGCGCTGTTGATCCCCGCTTCCGGGTGGATCGCCGACCGCTTCGGGACCAAGAAAATCTTCTTCGGCGCGATCCTCCTGTTCAGCTTCGGCTCGCTGCTCTGCGCGTTGTCGAGCAGCCTGAGCATGCTGGTTGGCGCCCGCGTCATCCAAGGCTTGGGCGGCGCGCTGATGTTGCCGGTCGGTCGACTGGTGGTTTTACGTGCCTATCCAAGATCGGAACTGGTGCGGATCATGGGTTTCATCACCATCCCCGGCCTGCTCGGCCCGTTGATCGGCCCGACCATGGGCGGCTGGATGGTCGAATACCTGACGTGGCACTGGATCTTCCTGATCAACCTGCCGGTCGGCGTCATCGGCTGCTACGCAGTGTGGAAGTTCATCCCCGACCTGCGCGGCACCGAGCGCACACGCTTCGATAGTCTTGGTTTCCTGTTGTTTGGCGCGGCGATGATTCTGATCACCATCGCCATGGAAGGGCTCGGCGAACTGCACCTGCCGCACCTGCGGGTGATGTTGCTGTTGTTCGGCGGCATGGCCTGTCTGGCAGCGTATTGGTTGCGCGCCGGACACATCGAAAACCCGCTGTTCGCGCCGTCACTGTTCAAGACCCGCACCTTTGCCGTGGGCATTCTCGGCAATCTGTTCGCACGTCTGGGTAGCGGTGCCCTGCCGTTTCTGGTGCCGTTGCTGCTGCAAGTGGCGCTCGGTTATTCGCCGTCGCAAGCGGGGATGAGCATGCTGCCGCTGGCCGCTGCGGCGATGGTCGCCAAATGGGTGGCGCGGCCGCTGATCGAACGTCTCGGTTATCGCATTGTGCTGACCGGCAACACACTGGCGCTGGGGATCATGCTGGCGAGCATGGGCCTGGTCAGCGAGCAGACACCGTACTGGCTGCTGCTGTGTCTGCTGGCGGTTCTCGGCGCGATCAACTCGCTGCAATTTACGGCGATGAATACGGTGACGTTGATTGATCTGGATGATGCGAGCGCCAGCAGCGGCAACAGTTTGCTCTCGGTGGTGGCGCAGTTGTCCCTGAGTCTTGGGGTTGCCTGCGCGGGCGCGCTGCTCGGCGGGTTCACGGCGGAGATCGGCAACGACGGCGTCGAGACCGTATTGGGCGCGTTCCAGTTGACCTTCGTCACGGTCGGGATCATGGCGATGCTGGCGGCGACAATTTTCTCGCAACTGTCGAAAGAAGACGGCCGCCGCGCCAAACGCCCGGAAGAGCACATCGAACACTGA
- the dbpA gene encoding ATP-dependent RNA helicase DbpA: protein MTTIATAFNTLPLSAAMLANLESLGYAQMTPIQAQSLPVILKGMDLIAQAKTGSGKTAAFGIGLLNPINPRYFGCQALVICPTRELADQVAKEIRRLARAEDNIKVLTLCGGVSFGPQIASLEHGAHIIVGTPGRIQQHLRKGSLVLDGLNTLILDEADRMLDMGFYDAIEDIIVKTPERRQTLLFSATYPVGIKQLASKFMRDPQTVKAEAFHDDTQIEQRFYEISPEDRMSVVTKVLHHFRPASCVAFCFTKQQVQETVDHLTAKGISAVGLHGDLEQRDRDQVLAMFANRSTSVLVATDVAARGLDIDALDMVINVELARDSEIHIHRVGRTGRAGEKGIAISLVAPGEAHRAQAIEQLQKSPLNWDQVDNLKSQGLAPLQPPMTTLCIGAGRKDKVRPGDILGALTGDAGIPGAQVGKIAIFDFQAYVAVDRTVAMQALQRLNDGKIKGRSLRVRIL, encoded by the coding sequence GTGACCACCATCGCCACCGCTTTTAATACTCTGCCGCTGTCCGCCGCCATGCTGGCTAACCTCGAATCACTCGGTTATGCCCAGATGACGCCGATCCAGGCGCAGAGCTTGCCGGTGATCCTCAAGGGGATGGACCTGATCGCCCAGGCCAAGACCGGCAGCGGCAAAACCGCTGCGTTCGGCATCGGCCTGCTCAACCCGATCAACCCGCGCTACTTCGGTTGCCAGGCGCTGGTAATCTGCCCGACCCGTGAGCTGGCCGATCAGGTTGCCAAGGAAATCCGTCGTCTGGCCCGTGCCGAAGACAACATCAAGGTCCTGACCCTGTGCGGTGGCGTGTCGTTCGGCCCGCAGATCGCTTCGCTGGAACACGGCGCGCACATCATCGTCGGCACCCCGGGGCGCATTCAGCAGCACCTGCGCAAGGGCTCGCTGGTGCTCGATGGCCTGAACACGCTGATCCTCGACGAAGCCGACCGCATGCTCGACATGGGTTTCTACGACGCCATCGAAGACATCATCGTCAAGACGCCAGAGCGTCGTCAGACCCTGCTGTTCTCCGCGACTTACCCGGTGGGCATCAAACAACTCGCCTCGAAGTTCATGCGTGACCCGCAAACGGTGAAAGCCGAAGCGTTCCACGATGACACGCAGATCGAGCAGCGTTTCTACGAGATTTCCCCGGAAGACCGGATGAGCGTAGTGACCAAAGTCCTGCACCACTTCCGCCCGGCGTCCTGTGTAGCCTTCTGCTTCACCAAGCAGCAGGTGCAGGAAACCGTCGATCACCTGACCGCCAAAGGCATTTCCGCCGTCGGCCTGCACGGCGATCTGGAACAGCGTGACCGCGACCAGGTGCTGGCGATGTTCGCCAACCGCAGTACTTCGGTACTGGTTGCCACCGACGTTGCCGCCCGTGGTCTGGACATCGACGCGCTGGACATGGTGATCAACGTCGAACTGGCCCGCGATTCGGAAATCCACATTCACCGCGTCGGCCGTACCGGTCGTGCTGGCGAGAAAGGCATTGCGATCAGTCTGGTTGCCCCGGGCGAAGCACACCGCGCTCAAGCCATCGAACAACTGCAGAAATCGCCGCTGAACTGGGATCAGGTCGACAACCTCAAGTCCCAGGGCCTTGCCCCGCTGCAACCGCCAATGACTACCCTGTGCATCGGCGCTGGTCGTAAAGACAAAGTGCGTCCGGGCGACATTCTTGGCGCATTGACCGGCGACGCCGGCATTCCGGGTGCGCAGGTTGGCAAGATCGCGATCTTTGATTTCCAGGCCTACGTGGCGGTTGACCGCACTGTGGCCATGCAGGCTTTGCAGCGTTTGAACGACGGCAAGATCAAGGGCCGTTCGCTGCGCGTGCGTATCCTCTGA
- a CDS encoding NAD(P)/FAD-dependent oxidoreductase: protein MRSTEVVIIGAGAAGLMCALTAAGRGRQVLLLDHANKAGKKILMSGGGRCNFTNMYTEPSNFLSQNPHFCKSALARYTQWDFIGMVGKHAVPYHEKKLGQLFCDNKSSDILEMLLTECDQVGVDLRLDTSIQTIEKVENGYLLDTTLGQVQCQSLVIATGGLSIPTLGATGFGYQVAKQFGHELLPTRAGLVPFTITDQLKELCTELSGTSVDCLVSCNEQSFRENILFTHRGLSGPAILQISSFWESGDTVEINLLPDHDAASWLQQQVAERPNSELKTLLGEIFTKKMANLLADNWFISKPMKQYTHAELAEIAEKLGSWKVVPAGTEGYRTAEVTLGGVDTREVSSKTMESLKSPGLYFIGEVLDVTGHLGGFNFQWAWASGYAAAQYA from the coding sequence TTGCGCTCTACCGAAGTCGTGATCATTGGCGCTGGCGCCGCTGGGTTGATGTGTGCACTGACCGCCGCCGGGCGCGGGCGTCAGGTGTTGCTGCTCGACCACGCGAACAAGGCCGGCAAGAAAATCCTGATGTCGGGCGGTGGCCGCTGCAACTTCACCAACATGTACACCGAGCCGAGCAATTTCCTCTCGCAGAACCCGCATTTTTGCAAATCGGCACTGGCGCGTTACACCCAGTGGGATTTCATCGGCATGGTCGGCAAGCACGCCGTGCCGTACCACGAGAAAAAACTCGGCCAGCTGTTCTGCGATAACAAGTCCAGCGACATCCTCGAAATGCTCCTCACCGAATGCGATCAAGTCGGTGTCGACCTGCGTCTGGACACCTCGATCCAGACCATCGAGAAAGTCGAAAATGGCTACCTGCTCGACACCACCCTCGGTCAAGTCCAGTGCCAGTCGCTGGTAATTGCCACGGGTGGTCTGTCGATCCCGACGCTGGGCGCCACCGGTTTTGGTTATCAGGTGGCCAAGCAATTCGGCCATGAACTGCTGCCGACCCGCGCCGGGCTGGTGCCGTTCACCATCACCGATCAGCTCAAGGAATTGTGCACCGAACTGTCCGGGACTTCGGTGGATTGCCTGGTCAGCTGCAACGAGCAGAGCTTTCGCGAGAATATCCTGTTCACGCACCGTGGCCTCAGTGGTCCGGCGATTCTGCAGATTTCCTCGTTCTGGGAATCCGGCGACACGGTGGAGATCAACTTGCTGCCGGATCACGACGCCGCGAGCTGGCTGCAACAGCAAGTGGCCGAACGCCCCAATAGCGAGCTGAAAACGTTGCTGGGTGAAATCTTCACCAAGAAGATGGCCAACCTGCTGGCGGACAACTGGTTCATCTCCAAGCCGATGAAGCAGTACACCCACGCGGAACTGGCGGAGATCGCCGAGAAGCTCGGCAGCTGGAAAGTCGTGCCGGCGGGTACTGAAGGTTATCGCACCGCCGAGGTAACACTCGGTGGCGTGGATACCCGCGAAGTGTCTTCCAAAACCATGGAGTCGCTGAAAAGCCCGGGCCTGTATTTCATCGGCGAAGTGCTCGACGTCACCGGCCACCTGGGCGGCTTCAACTTCCAGTGGGCCTGGGCCTCGGGTTACGCGGCTGCGCAGTACGCTTGA